Genomic segment of Edaphobacter bradus:
ACGACTTCCTCTTCCTCGGCCGAGGCATCCACTACCCCATCGCCCTCGAAGGAGCCCTCAAGCTCAAGGAGATCTCCTACATCCATGCCGAGGGCTACCCCGCCGGCGAGATGAAGCACGGCCCCAACGCCCTCATCGACGAGACCCTCCCCGTCGTCACCATCGCCACCAAAGACCCCAACGACCCCTCCAGCGTATTGAAATACGAGAAGACGCTTTCAAACATCCAGGAGGTCACCGCCCGCAGCGGCCGAGTCATCGCCATAGCCATCGAGGGAGACGAGGAGATCAAGCACCTCGTAGAACACACCATCCAAATCCCCCAGGCCCCCGAACTCCTCCTCCCCATCCTCGAAGTAGTCCCCCTCCAACTTCTCGCCTACCACATAGCCGTCCGCCGAGGCTGCGACGTAGACCAACCCAGAAATCTAGCGAAGAGCGTTACCGTGGAGTGACCGCGAAAAGAACTTCTGTAAAAAGCGGGTTCATCAACTACTATTGGGAAACTTGATGAAGCGGACGACAGCAATTCCCGTCGAAACCATTGGCACTAGAATTGACTATTTAATTCCTAATGCTTCCAAGAAATCGTTGCCACGCTGGCCAGCCGATGTGTTCTGCATTTGTGCATCTTTGCTGCAGGCATCTGGCGCATATTCGCGCGTGGTCGACGACTATCCACCACACAAAGGTCGACAAAAGAAGGTGCAGCGTGCGGAAGAACTAAAGCGTCTAGGAAAATCTTGGCGTCGCTCTTCAACGACCAAAAGGAAGCTTCCGTCTCAGTTAGAGAATTGGTGGTCACTACTAATACAGCAAAAAAACCTCCCCCTAAACGAAATACCGAATCACCGTCCGTGCGTCCTAGGTTTGCTCAATCTTCTCGCTGCAGCAGATGAATCCTGCGTAGGGCTAGGGCTCTTCTTCCAGGAAACGAGGAACTCCGACGCGTTCGAGGATGAGGCGCAACGACATTTGTTTTTGACGGCCCAGATGAAAACGGGGGCTACGCTTTGTAAGGAAATTTCGCCGAGCAAGGGTCGGGTATTGCCCAAAATGCACACCCCTCAGAATGGGCTAACGGTCCGTTCTCTTTCTCATCATTTGGCCTATTCGTATTCACCGGATGTATGTCCAGAATGGCTCAGCGCAGCCCAAGACAACGAGCACCACAGCTTCAATCTGCTCGCGATTCCCTGGCCCTTCAGCATCGAACCAACACAATTTCGCCCCACACGAACCCAAGGGGTATCGGATAGATTGGATCAACATGCATACGGGATGTTTACGTTTGACTCATCTCGGGGACCGAGCATTGAGTTCGTTAGAACGCTTATCGACGAAGCTAAAGCGACTGTTGGCACTGTCGATGGAATAATCTTCCCTGAACTTGCAATGTCGCATTCTGAATTCGAGCACCTCTCAAAAGAGTTTGTGAATGAAAATTGTTTCTTAATTTCAGGAGTCGGCCGTTCGGCTCCTTCATCAGATCAATGTGGGGCCAATGAGGCCCTTCTCGAAGTTGGAATCGAGCTTCGAGAAGATATGCTTATGAGGACGACCTTCACACAGAAAAAACATCACCGCTGGAAGCTGGATAAATCGCAGATTTTGCAGTATGGTTTGGCCAGCAATTTGCATCCGGGAGCACAATGGTGGGAACACATTGAGGTTGGAGGACGGACCATCTCTTTTGTGACATTTCGGCCCTGGCTTACCATGTCCGTCCTGATCTGTGAAGATCTTGCGAGGCCGGATCCTGTAGGCGATGTTCTCCGTGCAGTTGGACCCAATTTAATTATTGCGCTTTTGTGCGACGCACCACAACTCATGAGCCGCTGGCCGGGTCGTTATGTGGGTGCGTTGGCAGATGATCCCGGTTCTTCAGTGCTAACATTGACCAGTCTCGGAGCAGCCACACTTTCAAAACCAATGACTGGCTCACTCAATAAAAACCGCAATGTGGCGCTGTGGAGAGATGCTAAAAATGGGGCCACCGAACTTGAACTCCCGGAAGCAGCGAGCGCATTGCTATTGAATCTAGCCGTCGAGTATCACGAAGAGTGGACAGCCGATGGAAGAGGGGACAACCGCAACGCTGGCTATCCTGTGCTCTCAGGAGTACATCCAATTTTCCTTAAGGAAGGGAAGGAGCCCTGATGACTAGTGTTTCGTCAAAAGAAGCCGCTATTTTGATGTATTTGGCGCGGCATTCAAATCACGTCAGCCCGGCAGAGTGGACAACTCTCGTCAAGAATTTGGGCGACTCCGCTCAGGAACTTGCACATCGTCTATCTGAGGCAAAACCACGAACTAACGATAAGCACGGAGCCATCGTAAAAACTACATCTCAGAAGCCCTCAACAAAAAAGGTCCGTAGAAAGCGATTTGGGCGCCGGCCAAAACAATTGGTCTTGAGCAAATCGTAAGTGCAGGGCCGGGTGGCCCATCTTCGGCGCGAAGGGCGGGAGGCCCTACATGGAAGTTGAATCATGGACGGGTGACCACACATCAAAACCCACCCATAAAATCGGGTGGACGGGTGTGGGACGGGTGGGACGGGTGGCCCACACATAAAAACCAGCCCATACTTCGGGTGGGCGGGTGGCCCACCCGATTCCTTGAAATAAATCCTCGACAAAAGAACATCGCGTTCGTACTCTTGGTCCTGGAATCCATAAATCCAAGTCAAACAGGGGAGTTTCTATCCGTGGACAACGTCACGATCATCAGAGTTGTAGCCGGACTGCTTTTCATCTGTGTATTTATTCCCATCCTGATATTGCCGTATTGGAAGATTTTCTCTAAAGCCGGATTCTCAGGATGGCTAGGGCTGTTGATGGTCTTCCCTTTAGTCAATTTAATTGTTCTGTATGTCGTTGCTTTTTCCGATTGGAAAACGCTCCAAAGATCAAACTAGGACGGGTGGGCGGTGGCCCACCCATAAACTTCCCCATTCGGGTGCCCCATTCATGCGCAGCTTCATCGCCCATGGCTGGGTCCGAGATGCCTGAAGTTACGATGACCTAATGGGCGAGTGCCCCACCCTTCCTACGCTAAAAAAGAGTCGCAAGCCTGATCTCTCTATGAGAGGATGTCGGTCACTATGTCCCTCTGCCGATTTTGCAACGCGAAAGTTGGACTTTTCCGAAACGAACACGTCGAGTGCGCGGAAAAAGCGCGAACAGGCCAGACTTTACTACGTGAACTAGTGGAAAAAGCTGTTCTAGAGGGTGGGAATGCTGCCGATGTGATCCCTCGAATGACGGGATTAACTGAACAGTATCGAATTCCCGCCCTCGATGCCAAAGAAACCGCAATTTCCGCCTTGGATAGGGCGACTTCAGAAAAGGCTAGGAAGGTCGCCTTGAGCCCTCAGGAATTTGAGAATATCTATGAGCTGCTTTGTCACTACAAATATGAGTTTGCCGATCCAGCCAATGTCGCGAATAAACGCTTTGGCTTCTCGTACGCTGGAATGAGCAACATTTTATGGCATGTAAAACAATACTCCCCGCTTCCTTATGACGGTTTAGGGCGAACTCAATTCAATTTGGAATATAACGAAAACCCTATCTTCTGCTTCGGCTCAACTACCCTGGCCGAGGAGCGTACGATTTCTAGCCATAACTACGCTGGGATTAGCGTTCCGCTGGGTGACGGGATCAGGTTTAATACCGGTTCATACGGGAACAGAGCTGTTACAGGCCTGCAGCCACTTGACGAGGGTGACTTTCTCGTTACTGACAGATCCATCTACTTCGGCGGCAAGCATAAAACCCTTCACATCCCATATCGAAGCATTCTTCGAACCCAACCTTACACAGATGGCATAGGTGTATCTCAAAATAACGGCCCGGAAAAAGTATTCGTTCAAGCACTACATGGTGCGGAGTCCGGCTGGTTCGTAAACGAATTGATTTTGACGCTCATGGAGCAATATAAGGAACGAGTAGCCCACCCATAACCTGACTAAATCTGTGTGTTGAAGGATGGGTGGGCGGGTGGGACGGGTGGCCCACACATCCAACCAACCCATAAATCGGGTGCCCCATTCATGCGCGACTTCATCGCGCATGGGTGGGGTCCGGGATGCCTGGCGTTACGATGACTTAATGCCGAGCCGTCACAAACGTTATCAAACCGAAGGCCACGACCACTTCATCACCTTCAAGCGACCGCATAGCCAAACCTAATGTCCATGGAGAGGTCCGATATGATTTCCAAATACCGCATCCTTGCAATAGCCGTCATCCTCTGCGGAGCATCTTTGGCGGTCATCCTCGCTCAAAACGTTGCCAGCGGCCACCGCGATCTCCTCTTACAGACGACACAATCCTGGAACGGCAAACCTTACACACACTATCCAACCGGGCAGCCGCAACTCACAATGATCAAGCTGACCATCGCTCCACATACCGCTCTGCCATGGCACACCCATCCGTTTCCAAATGTCGTCTATGTGCTATCCGGCACTCTCACTCTGCACGACAGGGACAGCGGTAAAACTCTGGTCCTTCATCAGGGGCAAGCCCTAGGCGAGACCGTTGACGATGTACATCGGGGAGAGTCAGGTGACGAACCTACGGTACTGCTCATCACCTATGCCGGCACTCCAGGTG
This window contains:
- a CDS encoding cupin domain-containing protein, with the translated sequence MISKYRILAIAVILCGASLAVILAQNVASGHRDLLLQTTQSWNGKPYTHYPTGQPQLTMIKLTIAPHTALPWHTHPFPNVVYVLSGTLTLHDRDSGKTLVLHQGQALGETVDDVHRGESGDEPTVLLITYAGTPGVPTSIPAKGEKEEY